A segment of the Corythoichthys intestinalis isolate RoL2023-P3 chromosome 16, ASM3026506v1, whole genome shotgun sequence genome:
ctttcCTTCTTGTGCCGTCTGTCCAAGGCGGTAAAGAGCGGCCTGAAGACCACCTGCAAGTGTCACGGGGTTTCCGGCTCTTGCGCCGTACGGACTTGCTGGAAGCAGCTGTCTCCGTTCCACGACACGGGCCGGCTGCTCAAGTACCGCTACGACACAGCCACGCGGGTCCTGAGCGTCACAAATGCAGCCGCCGGCGAAAGCGAGTCGGCGGGACCGCGTCGCCACGGCCAAAGCCTTCGTAGTGCCAACCTGGTCTACCTGGAGGAGTCGCCCAGCTTTTGCCGGGCCTCACGCTACTCAGCGGGCACCGGCGGACGCTCGTGCGCTAAGGACACCGGCTGCCAGAACTTGTGCTGCGGACGCGGCTACAACACGGCCGTGCGCCTCACCAGCCTTTCCTGCCACTGCCAAGTGCGCTGGTGTTGCCACGTGGAGTGCCAGACGTGCGTCCGTGAGGAGGAGGTGTACACGTGCAAGAGTACGTAGACCTGGTGGCAAACTCCGATCCCCTGGGAACATGGCAGAAACTGATCGGGCTAGCCGCACGTAGCTGCTGAACTTGCCGGCGGACAAAAAAGTATTCTGTCAAGGCGCACTTTGGAACGTGCTCTTGCTTTCAAAACATGGATCAGATTGAATCGTTCTGAGAACAGAGCTCGGTGCAATGCGGAAACCTTAGAATCGAGTGAAAAACGCAAGAACACTAGGGcaatttttgttgctttttaaaaagctaagtttgtttttttccacttctCATTGCGGGATATACTTGCAAGTTTTTGTACTGATGTCGCTATCTATTGGTTTGGGTTAGcagtcagggccggcccaggccatttgggggccctaagcaaaataatgccaaggggcccatatttttggcacaccatttcgtcacagtgtactgtgaaacccatacatgcaatccaacccatacgtccatattttgtatattaatcagatttcgttgcactgcatacttcaaacttctcaccccaaatgattttcAGTACTTACAGCAGAtagtgccaaacctttttctaaaagaggtaaagaagttaaggaagaacttttattttttaagcttgaaataaaatatcaaaacacacaaaagtcaaataaagcaaactgtagtaaacaaaatagaatatgaattaaacaactgccagattgggggggccccctagtggtcaggggccctaagcagctgcattatctgcgtataggctgggccggccgtgGGTTAGCTAACACAACTGCTTTC
Coding sequences within it:
- the wnt9b gene encoding protein Wnt-9b isoform X3, with amino-acid sequence MALSRRQKRLCRREPGLAETLRESVRLSLLECRYQFRNERWNCSLDGRGSLLKRAFKETAFLLAVSSAALTHALAKACSSGRMERCTCDDSPGIQHREAWQWGVCGDNLKYSTKFLKRFLSQKRVSKDLRAQVDAHNVNVGIRAVKSGLKTTCKCHGVSGSCAVRTCWKQLSPFHDTGRLLKYRYDTATRVLSVTNAAAGESESAGPRRHGQSLRSANLVYLEESPSFCRASRYSAGTGGRSCAKDTGCQNLCCGRGYNTAVRLTSLSCHCQVRWCCHVECQTCVREEEVYTCKST